The Tamandua tetradactyla isolate mTamTet1 chromosome 6, mTamTet1.pri, whole genome shotgun sequence genome contains the following window.
GGTTCAAAAACACATAACTATGCAATCTATTGTTCAGgggtacatatatacacatggtaaaaacaataaagcaaaaaGTCCCCAAGCACAACAAAACCCAAACTAAGGAAATTTCTCTCTGGGAGTTGGGGCTGGGGTATGGGAGGTTGGATAAGGTAGTAGGGGGACACGAGTTGTAGGGAAGGTGAGGCTATAGGGTCTGTGAAGGACTCCAAAGCATCAATAATTTTCTAAGAAGCAGGAAGGTAGGCACAGGGATAtctctttatttgttttaattctttaaagcatatattaaatacttatttgtatatacagcatattttatattaaagtaACTAACCaagggaaaattttagaagaatatAAATGACATTGGGAAAtgggtttaaaatattaaagcacattacaaaacATTAGCCAATGTTTCctaaaaattgcatttatttgcaAAGAAAAAGGCTGGAAACAAAGTTTTTAACAGTGCTTATCTCTGGATGGTGAGGTTACAGGtggtttttaatttaaatctgttttaaatatttcctaaaatgACCATATTTGAAAAAGCAGGAAGAGCTTAAAGTTTAGGGGAAAAAATGTCTCTTATGCTAAGAAGTACACAAATACTAGCTGTTTAATGCATTAACATGCCTAGAAGTGGATGccttttaaaagcaattatttttagaCCAAAGGCATTACCTTGGGATGGTGAAGTCCACACTCCTGACAAAGGGATCTGAGGTTGTGTTCGTGGGTAGATGAGGATGGATGGATGTGCGGCCTCTTGTCTCTTAATCATGGATTAGTTTCCTGGTAGCTTGTTTATTATGAGGGAGTAAAGATGCTGCTAATTAGAACGTTATTTCATTACTGAGAATTGGATAAAAGGCAAATAAGAGTACACATTCTTATGTCTcatttttctaccttttatttCCAATTCATGGCCATGTAATTTTCCTACTTACAGATGAATAGCAATAGATAATTAATGGCCCAAATGAGCCATACTAACATACAAACAGTGTGCTCACATTCAAAGAATCGATTTCCAGATCAGCCAGCCAAGATCAGGGTAAACACCTATCACAAATGAAATAGTAGAATCCtggcgtgctggtttgaaaggatatatgtaccctagaaaagctatgttttaatcctaatcccattttataaatccagccatttcttctaattcctattcagcattgtatgtttgaatctgtaattagataatctccctggagatgtgactcaatcaagagtggttgttaaactggattaggtgtagacatgtctccacccattcaggtgggtcttgactagtttactgcaatcctataaaagacgaaacattttggagaaagctagagatttggagagagcagaatgacatagccacaagaagcagagagttcactggccagcgacctttggaaatgaagaaggaaaacacctcctggggagcatcatgaagggaagccaggagagaaagctagcagatgatgctgtgttcgccacatgcctttccagataagagagaaaccctgacccggttcaccatgtgccttctcatatgagaaagaaaccctgaacttcattggccttcttgaaccaaggtatctttccctggatgccttagattggacatttgtatagacttgttttaattggaacattttcttggccttagaactgtaaactagcaatttattacattcccctttttaaaagccattccgtttctggtatgttgcattctggcagctagcaaactagaacacctggtgtGGTACTTaatgatggcttttaaaagtaTCAAATATCATAGCTATAAAATATCTCACAAATCAtcttacaagaaagaaaagagcaaagaaaaggaCAATTCAAAAAAgactgaatttctttttcttacgcACGGGAAATAGTACAGAAAACGGAAGCAATGGTTACCCCAGCACAGCCCTTCAGAGAACCGAAGTAACCATGATAACTGTTTGGGAATGGCTTTTTAGTTTGGAAGGTTCAAATTCTAGAACTGCCGATGGATTTGAGCTAAGTCCCACAGGGGAGAGCTGTGAACTTCAACTGCTGAGTGGTTCATTCTCTGGGAAGATAGCAacctttctgtaaaaaaaaacaaacaaaaaaaaccttggtTCCTAATTGCCGGTGAGAAGAGCTAGCTGCATGCAGCAGTTAAAAAACCTTTTATATGGCAAACTTGCCTCTCTTAAGGTTATggtattcaatgaaaaaaaactgGGGGAATACTGAAGAAATTGAGCTTTtcattatatgtacatatattttaagagaaacaaaacagaaacaatttttcttaaaatgagcaatcattaaaatgtcaagaaGGGTCCTATCTATGATTTAAAATCCCTATGATCTTCCAATGAAAGCACTGCTTATTTCAGTATTGGCAAAtggaatttgaaatatatatataattatgaaaaTTCCTCACCTTTCTTGCAATTTCTTGAGTTTCTCAGGGTCTGCTTTTATCTTAGTGGCCTCCTTTTCAACTAAGAAACCAGAGGCTGCCACtctgttttcattatcattttgatTTGGGAAATCAGATACTGCAAAGAAAGCATAAGGTATATTTTCTTGTAGGGACTCAGACATGTACAAGTGGCCTTGGAAGTTCATTCTTGATGGAGAGGAGCTGGAAGAATCCACCGAGGACAAGTCACCTTGAGGATTTGGTAAGAGATCTTCTGGATTTAATGGAGCCCCCTGAGGCTGGCTTGTGAAGGTAATATCTTCTGCTCCCTTGTCATCAAATTCATGTATACTGTTTCCTGGAAAATAACTGTGGTTTTCAGCATTGGCAAATGCATTCCTATTTCTAATGGGGGACAGTGGTCGACGAACATTAAACCTAGAGTTTCCCTCTGAGTCTGAACTGTGAACTAAAGTAGATGACACTGACAAGTCTACTGGAGTGTCACCTCTCAGAGCAGAAGGTAATGATGATCCAGGAGCATAATAAGAGGAATTCATTGATGATCTCGGAAGTGTTGGTCTACCAGAAGGAAGGGAGTCAAGAGAATTTCTAGAAGTGTTTAAATAGGTTTGCCAATCTCTTTCATAATCATGGGTGCCAGACCTATCTGCCATAGAAGTACAATCTGTAGACACACTTTCAGCATTAAGACCACCCTTTTGTCTGGGTACAGATTTGGTGTCCCATGAATGAAAGGccttgttctcattttcattatcccCACTGTCATTCCCTTTGGCAGACTCTCCATCAATCAGGCCAGGGTCTTGGAACATCTTTTGCCTGACAGAAGGCTGCTCTGTCACTGGCTCCATTACTTTACTTATTCTTAATGAGCTATGACTAAGCTCACTTCTTCTTGAGGAATTAATTCTGTGATTTTCAGGATCTTcttcaaagtttttattttttgcctgagTGGTCAATGTCCCAAGAAATCGATTTTTTTTATGAATGGAAGGAGAAGAGGGTGGGTGCATACCAACCAACAGAAGTTCTTCCTCTAAGCTGGTTTCCTCTTCACTGTCATCATTTTCTCTCCCAGTATTCAatgataaaatggaataaaaatcttCATCTCTAAACCTAAATGGTGCCCTTCTTGGTCCTCCCTTGGGAGTGGATGTGAGTGATGGCCCTAAGGACTCACTTAGCACTTGAGGATTATTTGTTCCTTGGAAGGCCTGGGATAGAGCTATATGTGGTTCACTCTGGGGAGGGGCATTCCAGTCTCCTTTGCTGGCTCTCTCACGAGTGTTCTCAGCTGTCATCAGCTGTGAGGATGGCACCAAGTTTCTTCTCTCTCGAATTGGTCTCTTGAGCTTAGTGTCATTTGCCCACATTGGGCCTTCTTGTTGAGCTACTGGATCTGCATTGAGAAAAGACAAATTTATCATTCTACTATAGGTCCCAAGGATGAAAGACCGCTATCACCAAGGTGAGGGTCCCTTAAGGCAATAAACAAGCCCTGGGAAAGGAAGATACGTGTGGTTAAAAAATGGTGGAGGTACAAGAGGAGGCTCAGTAGTGTGCTGTATTTTACTGCTTCTGAATTTCCCTTGGTACACCTGGAGATCACTGGCTGGCTCTGGGGAAACTTGGAGTGACCCAGAGGATACACATTCTTTCTGCAGAAGCCTCAGGAAGACTGGTCCAGCTCCAGGCCAGTCAGGGCTGATGATGGATAAGCATTGACTAAATGCTAATTTTCATCCCAGTATTTATTGAAAAGGAAAACCAGCACTTAGGAATGACTTCTACAAAGACCACCCATGCATTCTCATCCAAATTCATTCATCATATATTTATGGCACCTCTGCTACATATGCAGCTTTACAAAAGCTTAAGACAGGTACAATCTATCTAGGGAGATTGGGAAGAAGCTGGTACCCTGGTACAGGGATGATTTTGGTCACTTACTGTTTAgtgcaaataacaatcataaatctgGAATCATTATCTCTTCTTTGTTATCAGCCCCTATTCACTTTGTAACCTGActataatagaatttttttttctctcaggaaTCTAAAGtatgaggagagaggagagaggagagaggaaaagtgCCCACGTCAACAAGAACTTCCATTGGTGAAATCATTTGGTCAAACATTGCCCTTATAAAaataacagtgaataagtactaCTTACTGAGGGCTTACACCAGGTCAGGCACCAGGCTAACCACATTACATACATGCAGGTCTTACAACTCTATAAAATAGGTACCATGATCACACCACATTATAACAGAGGGGACCAGGGCTTAGGGAGGTCAAGAAACACACCCAAGATCATATTTCTAATTAAGTGGAGTGGACATTTGAACCTAGGCCTTCTTGACTGTTTGTATTCTTAGCTACTGCCCTGTGTTATCCCTTAAGAAACTTCGAATTTTCTTGTGAAAAACAGAATCAATTTAATTcatggtggtgtgtgtgtgctgttGAGGGATTTTTACCCCCTCAATGTGGATACTAAACTGAAAGTACGTCTGTTTCCACTTAACTTTATTTCCTCATGACATCTGTCCTGCCCCCTTTCCTCCCCTCTCTGCCATTCTGCAGGATCTGATGATGCTCTGCTTATCCTTATCATTCAGTTTCTAAAAGGGTTCACCTTGTAGAGTGGACAGGACTCCACGGGGTCTGGACAAGTCTGTGTGATAAGAGTGAAATGCAAATCCTTGGCTTAGTGAAGGGCCAAGTCAATAATGACTTACTTTAGCTGAGGTGCCTCACAGAGGGAGCCCAGTTAAGTCTTTAATGTCCTAATATTCTGTAAGCCTCTTTTATTGTTAACTGCATGGGACACTCAGCAACACAATGCAAATCTTTACTCATCAGCTCTTCTAGAAATCACTTAAACTCTCCTGGCAGGCCCCTCCTGGGTTTTAAACCACAGTAAGAAACATATCAGCAATTCAGGGATGCTTTGAGCATTTagctgtgtgtgtatatgagtgAAGCTGGTGTGCCCATCCAGGACTGGACTGATCTGCATTTTGAGGAAAAATGCTTCTGTGACCAACTGAATTCTCCTGACAACAGTTTTTTAGGGTTGGGGGGTAGGGGTGGAAGGAATGGAGGAGTCAGAAGTATAGCTCTGGTTGATTACTTTTCATGAATTTGATGAAGGGCCTAGAGATTAGTGCTGGAACCTGGTCATCCCGTGATATACAAATCCCACTGTCTCTGGGAGAGATGGTAGAGAACTGCCCCTTCTACTCCTGGGTCAATTTACCTCTTTTTGTCTGAATAAGGTGGAGACACCTAACAGGCAAAGAGTCAGCTAGGGCAGCTTTGGAAAAACAAATGGGAAACTCTACAGGAATTttatgatcatttcccagaagtCCCTACACTTTGACCCACTGAAACCAGCAGATCCTAGAAACAGCTGCAGGGAATGCATCTCCACCCTTCCTGGTCTTTGCAACTGTCGTTCCCTTTAAAATATTCAGTCAGAGCTTccctgttgtgtgtgtgtgtatgcttccCCAAACGTGGCAGACTGTGCCATTCTATATTTATGATATTCTAACCCTATTTCTTGCATCTATCAAATAGGGAGCAGATTTCAGTAGCTCTAGGGCTGGGAATAAACACCCAATTTGGCTTGCTGGGGATGTGCTATTCATAGACCAGGTCTACAGATGCTGCTGAATGCCTTTCTGAGGCCCTGCATGGGCTCCAGCTGTGCATAGAGTGCTGCCATTTCCAGGAGTTCTAGGTGCAACGAGACGAGAGGAAGCTGGAGCAAGCACCCATCTGCTCTAAGATTATGCCTTTCATCTGGACTTCATGTGCTTTGCCAATAATTTCTCACACTCTGACAtccatatattttaaacttttccccCTGATTATAAAAGGAGTTTATGCTTattataaaattttggaaaacagGATAATGAAGAAAGTAAAGATCACCTGTAATCCCAACTTAGAGGACCATTGTGACTATTTTGGAACTTAGGGGTAAGTTGCAAACTCAAGACCCCTTGGCTACTTTCGTTCTACAACAGGATTTGggttagcattttaaaatgaattaaatatcttTAGGTGAAGCAGGTACTGTGGTTTACTACAGGCACAGCCCTTATTGTGTATTTCACCTGCTATATCTGCCTGTTTCCTGAAGGTATTTGCATTTTCAACCCATGGGCTTATTATCTGGagatacatttcttttaaaaacaaaattgggATATTTGTATATAGGCCACTCAACTTTATATCCtgctttctttcattcaacattttattatgagCATTATCTCTTGccattattctttaaaaacatattaattaTACTATAAGTGTATATTATATGAATGTGTCATAACTTCTTTAACTATTCCCCTATTTTTAGGCATGTAGGTTGTTTGAGGTTCTGCTGTCAAAAACTACACTGTGataaatatccttgttcatatGAATTTGACTATATGTCTCATTTCCTTGgaaaagtggaattgctaggcAAGAAGTTACGAACTTTCTAAAGGCTTCTGACAACATGGCCAGACTTCTTTCCAGAAAGTTTGTATCAAATCACCCTATTGGTAGAATATGAAAGCAACTGTCTCATGCAGGTGTCACCAACAATCCATGTCAAGAGCTCAGTCCAGCATCTGACACATCAGTGCCCAGAAGAAGCTACTATTTTTACTGCCAGAATTGAGTAGTATTTTAAAGAGCTTAGCCAATATGGTAGGCAAAATTCATCTAACGTAAATTTACATTTGTTATTCAGTGAAATTGAACATTTCCCCCCCAAATGTTTATTAGCTacctgtatttcttcttctgtaaaattgtATATAATCCTCTTGTTTTCTACTAGGTAttcatgtttttcttatttttaacttataAGAACTTCCCCATATAGTCCTCAGTCACATTTGCTCCCattgatatatttcaaatatctGGCTCCTATTCCAATTTATGGAAACCACTTTAGAACACAAGAAAAGGAGCTAAAGAGAGTGATGATGATTTAATTGGGGGAAGATAAGCCCAAGGTACAACAGAAAATTGGGAAAAACTCTTAACAAATCTCAGGAGAATGGAAGGCATCTTCTGGGTGAAGATGGAGGATTTTCCGAGCCATGTGTGTTGGTCCAGGAAAATCTCCTGCATGGGGAACTTCATCTTTCAAATTACACATGGGAGTTCATTGAGGGCCACTGGGGAAGTAGCCAGAGTGAGACCAACAATAGTTGAATGCTTGCTATATGGACCTCTGTGCAGGTGCTGGACAGCACATTATCACACTCAGTTATTACAACAATGCAATCAGGAAGATACCATCATCTTCATTTTAAGACAAGGAAACTGTAACCCAGAGCGGCTTCTTGACCACCGCACACTCCATTACTAGGAAGAACAGCAGCTGGAATTAGAGCTGAGGCCTGCCTTAAAGCTCACACGCCCCTCCACAGAAAGCATTCGATAATTTGGGCCACTGTGGGTATCTAGTTGTTACAGATTGAATATGCTCTAATCACCCCTAATTCCAAGCTGTCTAAATACTCCCATGCTCTACCGTGTATGTGTCCGCCAGAGTATGTATCACGTTTAAAAATGAAGGCTACTGTTTGTTCACTTGGTAGCAATGAATGTGACGTTCAGTGGTTTTCCTAAGGGGAAAGACCAGATCCATGGCAAAGTTGGCTGTGAAGTGTCACTTTCCTTGAGTCCTAGAGGGAGCTCTTTAGATCCTACTCCTCCTTACCTTCCTGCCACTACAGGAGAGAGTGACATGGTTAGAAGATAGCCTTAGGATGAATGCTCAGGACCAAAATTTAGAAAGAGGAGCTATCACTATCAAACCAGCATTGTGAAACAAAGCATGCATTTGCTTTGTTATTTCTTACACATTAAAATCTTGGCACTATGATTGCCCTGGATCAGAAGGGAGACGATCTCTGCTGGAGCTGAGCAGCATGCTACCCACAGACATCCACCTTCCCCTCCTGGGAGGTGGGTGGGACCTCTGGTCAGAGGAGGCCTCCCCCAGCATCGCAGGCTGTTCCTCCACCTCTCCCCTCCCACCTACAACCCAAATGTCCTCTCCACTGGCATCTACTCAAAGCTGTGCATTAGTCACGCTTTTTGAGCGATGGGAGAGAAAAactttgttttccctcttttgtcaCCAGTCTTTCTAGCAGCAAAGAACTAGAtcaaatggtttccttttaaaacattttaagcatCTCATTTTAAGGTACACTATCCTTCATGCAAAAGCACAAGTGTCTAAAAATCATAAAGAATTCACCAGGTAACAGCACACATCAGCCCTCCTATCTGAGCTATGAGTCCTTACCTGCTCCCCTGAAAGCTGGCACCTTTGCCAGCAGCTGCAATTTCTGTCTGCTTCTGTCCCCAGACGCTTTTGGGCTCTGCATTTCTGGGCTGACTGTCAGTCTCCCCAGGTTTGGCCTCCTCTTCCTTGATAAAATCTGTGCCTGGGCTGCTGAAAGGTgcaaaatcttttcaataataatttttttttttacaggaaaaCATCTGTGTAAGGAATGCTGAAAGGGCCCGCAGTGGGGGAGGCAGGTAAGAGAATGGACCCGGGAGCCCAAGAAGAGCTAGATTCAAAATCTAGTTCTACTGTCTTCGCAGCCATGAAAGCTTGGACAAATTGCTTCACCTCTCccagcctcagtctccccatgGGCAGTTATTACCATTAATGAGCACCCGTGACACCTGCAGTGTAGAGTTACTGTAGAGGTCTTGTCTTTGCTAAGAAGTTTCTAGCTTCCAATTCACAGGTGTGTGTTAGGTCTGTTTGCAACACTGTCAAGGGTCTTGTACACTTTGGACTCACAACAGTCCTGCTCCTCAAGTGTCATCCAAGTTTGAATCACATTTGTTTTacctgtatatttatgtccttgggttattttatttttctgtatttaaaacccatttttattgtggtaacatatataagaAGCAAACTTCCCCAGATTAACCACTTATTTTCATATTGactatttttaaagtgtaaaatctAACGGTATTTTATCCACAGTGTTGTGCTGCTATCATCGCTATTGGggttttcatcatcccaaactgaaatcctgtacccattaagcaataatttcccaTTCCTCTCTCCCCCTGGCCCTTgctaacctctaatctactttgtctctatgaatttccttattttagatatttcatgtaagtggacttttaaacaatatttgccattttatgtctggtttatttaatATCATGCTTTcagggttcttccatgttgcttcaggttgtttaatagcagctaacATGGTTTTACAGAAAGGTCCCAAGCATCTGGGGGCCACACCCTTTTTTCTAGCCTATGTGTTCCTCACCACTGTACTGGCTGATATAGAAAGAGAGTAGCTGGAGTACTACTGTGGATTGAATTCCcaatgaataaggaaaaaaaaaactcacatttTGAGTGAGGGTGCTAACTTGTATGAATAATCTCAAGTTTCCTCTTCACAGGTATTAAGAGCCAGTTCACATGAATTAGGGAAACAGTTTCAGTAATTTATATGCATCCCCACAAATTCTTGAGTTCACAAAGTAGTAAAATTGTGAATAACTGACCTAATCCCCCAAGAGAATTTGCTTGGCTCATTCCCTTTAGGACAGTTAGAAATTTCATAAATAGATGTAGCCAGTAGGCAACAGGGGTAAAGCTGGGAAGGGTTCCTAACTGTAAAAGAGCAGTCTTTCTTGGCACATGGAGACATGCACTGGATTTACGTTCCAGAGCATAAATCAGTTtcagaaaaggaatgaaagttCTCTTTGGCAGCCCAGGAAACTTAGTCTACTACAATGATTAGGTATGACCTACCTTGCCTGATGGAAGGGGAAGGTAATGGGTTCTGTGCCCCAAGACACAGATGATCATGTTCCACAGGGAAGCTACTAGTATAGATTTCAGCAAAGGAGAGTCAGTGGAGCCCAGAAAGGTTATGGGCGTGCCTAGAGAGAAGACTGTGGAAGTTCAGTGGAACATGAGAATATATTCTTAGGAGGGTGTAGGGTGATTTCACTGACCAAGAGGGGCTGAGACTAGAGAGAGGGATCAAGTGCTTTATAGTAAGGGGCATGCCACAAAGGGACCGTGGGGAGACCAAGAGTTGCATCCTTCAGATCTGGAGGTT
Protein-coding sequences here:
- the MARCHF10 gene encoding putative E3 ubiquitin-protein ligase MARCHF10 isoform X11, whose product is MLHEAKDRQKFVSDAQYLRDMQHKVDSEYQESGRRCSSLLSFEACLRRQEQRRDSTDKKLWVTETNLERSRFSSGSSSKQSSVEEDPLAEPRLSAKTSVAKCDSKLPAIDQTSVKQKHKSTMTPRKPEKLGPSKPSPDPVAQQEGPMWANDTKLKRPIRERRNLVPSSQLMTAENTRERASKGDWNAPPQSEPHIALSQAFQGTNNPQVLSESLGPSLTSTPKGGPRRAPFRFRDEDFYSILSLNTGRENDDSEEETSLEEELLLVGMHPPSSPSIHKKNRFLGTLTTQAKNKNFEEDPENHRINSSRRSELSHSSLRISKVMEPVTEQPSVRQKMFQDPGLIDGESAKGNDSGDNENENKAFHSWDTKSVPRQKGGLNAESVSTDCTSMADRSGTHDYERDWQTYLNTSRNSLDSLPSGRPTLPRSSMNSSYYAPGSSLPSALRGDTPVDLSVSSTLVHSSDSEGNSRFNVRRPLSPIRNRNAFANAENHSYFPGNSIHEFDDKGAEDITFTSQPQGAPLNPEDLLPNPQGDLSSVDSSSSSPSRMNFQGHLYMSESLQENIPYAFFAVSDFPNQNDNENRVAASGFLVEKEATKIKADPEKLKKLQESLLEEDSEEEGDLCRICQIAGGSPTNPLLEPCGCVGSLQFVHQECLKKWLKVKITSGADLGAVKTCEMCKQSLMVDLDDLNLSEFYQKHQQSQAQNQLMNSGLYLVLLLHLYEQRFAELMRLNYNRVTRERLSRNYPQPRPEENERTPGRSWSLAGTPRIVAWTDRASAAGKEAGELFKRLLCLGPSHGH
- the MARCHF10 gene encoding putative E3 ubiquitin-protein ligase MARCHF10 isoform X6 — encoded protein: MLHEAKDRQKFVSDAQYLRDMQHKVDSEYQESGRRCSSLLSFEACLRRQEQRRDSTDKKLWVTETNLERSRFSSGSSSKQSSVEEDPLAEPRLSAKTSVAKCDSKLPAIDQTSVKQKHKSTMTPRKPEKLGPSKPSPAAQAQILSRKRRPNLGRLTVSPEMQSPKASGDRSRQKLQLLAKVPAFRGADPVAQQEGPMWANDTKLKRPIRERRNLVPSSQLMTAENTRERASKGDWNAPPQSEPHIALSQAFQGTNNPQVLSESLGPSLTSTPKGGPRRAPFRFRDEDFYSILSLNTGRENDDSEEETSLEEELLLVGMHPPSSPSIHKKNRFLGTLTTQAKNKNFEEDPENHRINSSRRSELSHSSLRISKVMEPVTEQPSVRQKMFQDPGLIDGESAKGNDSGDNENENKAFHSWDTKSVPRQKGGLNAESVSTDCTSMADRSGTHDYERDWQTYLNTSRNSLDSLPSGRPTLPRSSMNSSYYAPGSSLPSALRGDTPVDLSVSSTLVHSSDSEGNSRFNVRRPLSPIRNRNAFANAENHSYFPGNSIHEFDDKGAEDITFTSQPQGAPLNPEDLLPNPQGDLSSVDSSSSSPSRMNFQGHLYMSESLQENIPYAFFAVSDFPNQNDNENRVAASGFLVEKEATKIKADPEKLKKLQESLLEEDSEEEGDLCRICQIAGGSPTNPLLEPCGCVGSLQFVHQECLKKWLKVKITSGADLGAVKTCEMCKQSLMVDLDDLNLSEFYQKHQQSQAQNQLMNSGLYLVLLLHLYEQRFAELMRLNYNRVTRERVTGPATREEIPSPRCPGPGLQRRGTSLTQGHGKGPRD
- the MARCHF10 gene encoding putative E3 ubiquitin-protein ligase MARCHF10 isoform X5, producing the protein MLHEAKDRQKFVSDAQYLRDMQHKVDSEYQESGRRCSSLLSFEACLRRQEQRRDSTDKKLWVTETNLERSRFSSGSSSKQSSVEEDPLAEPRLSAKTSVAKCDSKLPAIDQTSVKQKHKSTMTPRKPEKLGPSKPSPAAQAQILSRKRRPNLGRLTVSPEMQSPKASGDRSRQKLQLLAKVPAFRGADPVAQQEGPMWANDTKLKRPIRERRNLVPSSQLMTAENTRERASKGDWNAPPQSEPHIALSQAFQGTNNPQVLSESLGPSLTSTPKGGPRRAPFRFRDEDFYSILSLNTGRENDDSEEETSLEEELLLVGMHPPSSPSIHKKNRFLGTLTTQAKNKNFEEDPENHRINSSRRSELSHSSLRISKVMEPVTEQPSVRQKMFQDPGLIDGESAKGNDSGDNENENKAFHSWDTKSVPRQKGGLNAESVSTDCTSMADRSGTHDYERDWQTYLNTSRNSLDSLPSGRPTLPRSSMNSSYYAPGSSLPSALRGDTPVDLSVSSTLVHSSDSEGNSRFNVRRPLSPIRNRNAFANAENHSYFPGNSIHEFDDKGAEDITFTSQPQGAPLNPEDLLPNPQGDLSSVDSSSSSPSRMNFQGHLYMSESLQENIPYAFFAVSDFPNQNDNENRVAASGFLVEKEATKIKADPEKLKKLQESLLEEDSEEEGDLCRICQIAGGSPTNPLLEPCGCVGSLQFVHQECLKKWLKVKITSGADLGAVKTCEMCKQSLMVDLDDLNLSEFYQKHQQSQAQNQLMNSGLYLVLLLHLYEQRFAELMRLNYNRVTRERLSRNYPQPRPEENESRFGDSELGDGNESTIYQNNSRVV